TTTGAGGTTTGAGTTTCCGGATGAGTTGCATGATGTGTGGTGTTTAGTTCGCTTGACTtttcatttgcttcttcaacCATATACTTCTCATCTAACTTTGCTAGATGTACTTCGGCCACTATGTTATCGATTGGATCACACCGAAATAAAGAATGGTTCTCCGGTGGATGCTTAATTGCTTCCTCTAGGCTAAAGCTTACAATTCTCCCATCTATTTCGAATGAGTAGTTCCCCGAGTAAGCATCAAGTTTAAATCTAGAAGTCCtcaagaatggtcttccaagtaggataGACGATGCTCTCTCGGTTTCGCTTGATGGCATTTCAAGGACATAGAAGTTAATCGGGAATATCAACCCTTGTATATTCACCAATACATCTTCCGCAACACCCGCTACggttattatgcttttatccGCTAGGACAAATCTTGCCGTCGACCTTTTTAGTGGTGGTAAGTTCAATACCCGGTAGACGGATAGTGGCATGATGCTAACGcatgctccaaggtcacacataCAATCTCTAAATTGAACTCCATTGACTGTGCAAGTGACCATACAAGGGCCCGGATCATCACACTTCTCGGGTAGTATGCATAAGTCTTTGAGGAATTTAGCATATCTAGAGGGGGTCTCCTTTGTTGGTTGAGTTTCATCCTCAATTATAGCTTGTGGTGTCTCCTCTTCCTCTACCTCTTCTATATCTATTCTCTCCTCTTCTTGGGCGGTTGTGATAGGACTTGAGTCCTTTGCTTCCTTCTCTTTTAGTTGCGTACCGGATCTaagggtgatggcattgatgccccCCTTTGGATTTGGTTGAGGTTGAGAGGGAATGACACTTTGGATTGGGGGTTGAGGAGTGGAAGTTGAGGGTGTATCCATgcgtgcaagaagagcttgtagTGTAGAGGTGAGGCCGGTGAGACCGGAAGTAAGTGTGTTTTGTAGTTCCTTTTGACCTTGGATAATGGTTCGGAGTGTTTCGTCTTGGTTAGAGGGGGTGGTTGCATATGTGAGTTGAGGAGCTTGTGATTGGATGGGTGGTggtctttgatgtggtggttgatatgtttggtagtttctttgtgGGTTTTGTTGGTTAAATGGTTGATTTTGTGAGTTGTATGGTCGGTTTTGTGAgaagttttgtgagttgttaccccatctttgacctcctccattgttgttgttgtccctaTTCCCTTGTTGATGGTTGTCTCTCCAACTTTGATTATTGTGTCCACTTCCTTGGTTGTGGCTTCCTCCTCCTTGATAAGAGTACCCTTGGTTAGGATTACCGCCTTGGTAGTATCTTCTTGAAGGCTTGGGCACTCATCCGTGTAGTAAGAGTAGTAAGAGCAAATGCCACATACTCTTTGAGGGACCAATTGTTGGTTGTGTTGTTGAGGTGGTAGAGGGTGCACCAATTGTTGGTTGTGTTGTTGAGGTGGTGGAGGGTGTTGTTGGTATGATTGAGGTTGTGATTGTTGTTGGTTCAATTGGAGTTGCTTCAAGATGGATGTCATCTCATTCAAGGATTGAGTTAGAGCGGTGGTTTCACTACTAGTTGATACCTCATTCATGGTCCTTGGACGGTTGACTCTTCGCCTCATATGTTGATTGGATTCGGCTAAGTCAATAATAAGTTGCCATGCCTCCTCCGCGGTTTTATATTTGGACAAAGAACCATTGCTAGAAGTGTCCAAGAGGGTTCTATCTTGCTCTCGCATCCCTTGACATATGTATCCAAGCAATACTTGAGTGTCAAGCATGTGGTTGGGGCATGCATCTAGTAGCTTACGGAACCGTTCCCAATACTCATAGAGTGGTTCCGTCTCACCTTGCACAATACAAGACATTTCCTTCCTTTGCCTATCCATCTTTTCCGGAGGTaggaatttatccaagaatccCCTTCTAAGTAAGTCCCAATCGGAGGTAACTTCACTAGAGAGGGTGTAGAACCATTCTTTAGCCTTGTCctcaagagagaaagggaaagcagACAACCATATAGCAACTTCATCGGACCCTTCTCGTCTAGTAGTCGAGCATATGCAATGGAAGTTCTAGTAGTCGAGCATATGCGATGGAAGTCCTTGAGATGTCGAATAGGGTCTTGTGCGGGAAGCCCATGGAATTTGGGTAGGAGGTTGATCAAAGCGGTCTTAAGTTCAAAGTTTGCATTCAAGTTGGGGTGAGTTACATGAAGTGGTTGAAGGACATAATCTGGTGCACCCGCTTCCTTGATAGTAACTCTCCTCGGAGCATCCATGGTATTAGTACCTAGAACAAAAGAAGATTTGTTAGTGAAATTGATGGGAGTAGTATTAATGCCTTCTTTGAGTGACGGTTCAATGTTCACTTTTAGTAAGGTGGTTGAAGTGGTGAAAACCTCTTCCCCTTTTTCAAACTTAAACCGCCTCCGAGCTTGTCTAATATGAAACAAAGTTCGTTCTATTTCCGGATCAAAAGGGACTAAGCTCGGATTCGGTTGTGAACGCATCATGCAGAACGGTTAATATAGGAGCTAAATCCGAAATAGCTATCTTTCGTTCTCTTGTTCGCTAGAGGCTCTAAAAGGCCAATCTGCAATATGATGCCAGAAAAAGCAGTTTTCAACTATTGAGATCGATGTCCGCTCCTAGAAGTAGAGCTCAAACCTAACTCTATCAAGTCAGTTATAAATTCCTCTTCTTTCCAGTCGAGCATCTTCAAACTTACTGCAGGATTGGATTATCTTCTACGGCTGCTACTTCGCTTCGTCCTTAAGGCCAAGCTTAAAAGTGGCTTTCTTCTTTCAAACTTAGAGTTAGGCGCGTAAGGAAGTCCATCAAGGACAGAATATAAGGCTTACAGGTCGACTAAAGTTAATAAAGACATGAGTCTTCTTCCATACTCCATATACAGCTTATGGCTCTACTGAAAGACTGAAAAGTCCATTACTTCATATATTAATATGGCTTACGGGTGAATCTACTAGAAGAGCTCAATTGCTATCTTTTTGGCTGTTGTGCGCGATAGGTCATTCTAAGGCTTCATTTATTCTAGCAGCTAAAGCCCATACATCACAGATAGTACCATACAGCACAGAAGGAAAGCTTGGCATCTGATAGCGTTCGTGCCTTATCCCGTTGATGAACCCTGGTGACATACTGAGGCTATGACAGCCTTACTTTCTATTAGTCCTTAGTGCTGCATCTGAAAAGCTAGGAAAGAATGAAATTTCGTATGTTGACGGGGACTTCACTTTAATATTGATAAATGATAAAGCTCTGGAAGTCAGAGAGGGAAGAAAAGTAGTTCGAAAGAAAGAATCTTGCGGTGCTAGGCCTATTGATTATCAACCAAGTCCCGCTTAATCGATTCCAAGACAGTCTTAATCACGTACTAAAGCCTGGGGTGGTAACGTACTGAGTCAATGCCTAAGAAGATCATCCAATCAATTGCCAAAGCACTCCTCAAAAGTTAGGACCTCTAACCAACTCCACGCCTGAGTCACGtgactttttaaaaaatcattttcgaacatcggcgcgtacgcgcaaggtacgcgtgcgcgccatggATGCGGTTCTGGAGTATGCGCGGAGGCGGaacgtacgcgtacgcgtccatgaggGTCCTGGTTTAGCCGCTACTCaagccggctcgtggcttggctctcAATCTCGGCTTCACGTTGCTCTCATCCGCGCGGGCGcgtcaggtgcgcgcacgcgcccatgcgGAAATTTccaaagcttcaattctcatgcttcctttccttgcacccgtcttccttctcttttcctgtCCGTTCCTACTCTATATCCTGAAACCACTTAGCGCAcaagtcacggcatcgaatggcatcgaGAGAGGATTAGAGATGTATCTCTTTTAATGCAAAacaagcatgttttcattcatgaaacaAAACTAGGAAAGGAATACAAATCCATGTATTTTCATGCAGAAAAGTGTGTgaaatcattgataaaccctttgaaattagcacaagataaaccctcaaaatggggtttgtcagttagcttgactaaactaatcacccactaaagtttcttgatccatcaatccttgtgggatcgacctcactcttgtgagttattactacttgatgcgacccggtatacttgccggttggatttgtgtgttggaaaattCGTTTTCCGTAAAAACACCATCAGTCCCGttgtccgtggtgatggagtatggtattccgaacctcgtaataatgttcctatataggaattttcgacttctttgagcggtggcgttggctaggggttctgcctcgatccattttgtgaaatagtataCTCCTACTATGaagaattttacttgtcccgatccctgtgggaagggtccgagaaggttgagtccccatttcgcaaatggccagggtgaggtcatgctgatgagcttttctggtggagcaatgtgaaagttggcatgcttctggcatggtgggcatgtcctcacaaattctgtagcctccttttgtagagttggccaatagaatcccgcccagagtactttttggtgagagcttgcgctccaagatgattaccacaaatgccgctgtgcaCTTCCTCCaggacttcctttgtgttagaagtcggtacgcattttagtaaaggtgttgatatccctcttttgtatagtgtgttgtttatgataatgtagtattgtgcctcccttttcagcctctttgcctcctttttatctgtagggagtgcttctgttttgaggtagtttattatgggggtcatccatccttgatcccgacctattatggctatgattttttcttcttccgctattgacgggttctgtagtatctcctggatgaggcttctgttgttgccccctggtttggtgctagctaattttgaaagggcgtcagctcgggcattttgctcacgaGGTATGTGATAGATCCTATATTCCCTGAGTTGTTCGAGCtattctttggttttatccaaatattttttcatggtcagATCTTTGGCTTTGTAGCTTCCTGTTATCTGTGAGGTgatgacttgtgagtcactgtagatgttgagtttctgagctccaacctccctggccagcttcaaacctgctaatagtgcttcgtattctgcctggttgttcgaggccgggaatccgaatttaagggaaagctcaagttgagttcctaggttgctttcgattatcacgcccgcaccgcttcctgttttattcgaggatccgtccacgtatatgttccaTTCTATGGGATTTCcggggtgtctgtgaattctgcgatgTAGTCGACCAGGtgctgtgatttgatggctgtccgcgcctcgtattggaggtcgaactcaaACAACTGaattgcccattgtaggattcttcctgctagatctgttttctgcaatatcccttttatgggttggttggtctGAACTTTAATGGTATAcgcttggaaatatgggcgaagccgCCGAGATGTGAGGatcagagcgtaggcaaacttttctattttctggtagttcagctcagaTCCCTGTAGcactttgctgatgaagtagacgggtttttgcccatgttcgtcttctctgactaatgctgaggctattgcccgggtCTCTACTGCGTGAtataatatgagcggttctccttctcgtggccgagataggataggtggccgtcctaagaactctttgaagtctcggaaggcttgctcacattctgtcgtccactcgaactgttttccctttcttaatgtagcatagaagggaagagatcttattgcagctcctgctaagaatcggaATAGAGCGGCCagcctcccgttgagttgttgtacttctttNNNNNNNNNNNNNNNNNNNNNNNNNNNNNNNNNNNNNNNNNNNNNNNNNNNNNNNNNNNNNNNNNNNNNNNNNNNNNNNNNNNNNNNNNNNNNNNcccctttgtgtgagcatgaagcccaagaatttgcctgcttctactgtgaaggtgcattttgcgggattgagccgTATGTTGTGTTTCCTGATAGTGTAAAATACTTGAGccaggtcggataataatgtatcttcgctttgtgtctttatcaacatgtcgtcgacataaacttccatggttttcccgatgtgatctgagaaaacTTTactcattagcctttgataagtagctcctgcgttcttgagaccgaaaggcatcacaatgtaacagtagtttgctttcggcgttaggaacgaggtcttttcttgatctggaggatacatggggatttggttgtaccctGAATACGCGTCCATgaacgagagatacttatatcctgatgaagcatctactagagcgtcgatgcttgggagtgggtaagggtcttttgggcaggctttgttgaggtcggtgtagtcggtgcacattcgccacttcccatttgactttttcaccaagacgacgtttgctagccatagtgggtagttgacttcccttatgaacccggCCTCTAGTAGcgcctgtacttgttcttctacaacTTGAGCTCGTTCTGGTCTGAgttttctttgtctttgttgtaccggccgggatcctGGGTAGATTGCCAATTTGTGGCTTATTAGTTCGGGAtcaatgcctggcatgtcggcagttttccatgcaaagagatcaacattatcttgtAGGAATcgtattagtgattcctttgtgtctcctttcaggatcgtgccaatattagttgttttatctgAGGTGTCTCCAATCTGGActctttctacttctccttcggGTTGTGGTCAGAATTTTTCttgcctctgaactccaccgagctcgattgtgtggaactctcctccttcacctcggaggtttaagctttcgttataacagcgacgtgccatcttttgatctgcctttattgtagctatcccttccgcagttgggaatttcatgcacagatgtggagttgaaattattgcgccgagttgatttaacgttgcccgacctattaaggcattgtaggctaagcttacgtcgaccacgatgtagtcgatcttgagtgttctggaaTGGTTCCCCTTCCCGAAGGTTGTATGCAACGATACATATCCCAGCGGTTGAACTGGGGCATCTCCTAGTCcaaacaggctgttcgggtatgctcttagctctttttcttctaggccgagtttgtcgaaggcagttttgaataagatgtcggcagagcttccctggtcaattaGTGTACGGTAaaggttggcgtttgctagtATGATTGTTGTcccgagatgattccggatgcgtcttccttggtaaacgtgattgctgggatgtctggggcttccttttttccttcgacgtggtatacctctttgaggtgtcgcttgcgagatgatttggagattcctcctccagcaaatccgccgtgtattaTATGAGCGTGTCTTTCTGGTGTgcgaggtgatcgttcagatcgtccaacatcctcatcccttcttctttttcttggtttgtCATCCCGATTAGCcaaaaaccgatctagttttccttctcttactagtttttctatgacgtttttcaaatcgaagcattcattggtggaatgtcctcgaagtcggtgatattcacagtattcattccgatttcctcatcctcttttgcctttaagtggccgagctggagggattttctctgtatagcagacttctttgtaaacatctaccaaggataccctaagaggagtatagttatgatacttttttattttctctccggagcgatcctcctttttcttggattctttgtctCGGTAGGCCGAACCGAACCTTGAGACTTCGCCAAGTCAagaattttcctccatgttgatgtatttttgtacccgttcttgtacttcgtctaaggaTGTCAGGTatctctttgatatagattggctaaatggtccttctcgtaggccatttatgaggcccataatggcagcttctattggaagactttgtatgtccatgcatgttttgttgaatctttccatgagttgcgaaggctctcccgatctccttgcttgatccctagtaggctaggtgcgtgtttggctttgtccttttgtatggagaatcgagccaggaactttttggccaggtcgtcgaaactcgagatggattttggaggtaagttgtcgaaccatttaatggctgtcgtggtgagagttgttggaaaggctttgcaacgaactgcatctgaggcatcggtgaggtacattctacttctgaagttgcagagatgatggttggggtcgGAGGTAccgtcatatagagtcatatccggaagcttgaaatctttcggaattttggttttcataatttctctggtgaatggatcttgatctttctgagaaCTATCCTCCATGGATGGTCAAGTAGCTttggttttgagatcagcttcgagttttataagcttatcttctaattctcggcgccgccttatttcccggcgtagatcttcttctttttcacatcgatgttgggcttctttctcaagttgctccaatcgattttgaagtgcttctattactcctggatttgatgaatttttgtctccgttgGTTTCTAGAGTTTCTTTGAGTATTgtgtccgcgtttttatgcggcgttctgtcttccaaacctgaatcgtggtcgttgtcatggtcatccgccatgttaatgggatgacttccaggttccccggaaacggtgccaatgttccgagggttacctgaaactgtaggtcgatctcggatgagatcttctgtgttggtcggagccgatgcgtccggcaggtgtacggcggtcggaactgatgtgtccgatttgttggacttggtggtggtgctgatcctgtgtccccggagggtgaggggtacctgcaagggactccgatgcttaagttagcaagggtattaagcaggtattgagtagaatcagagtatgagttatacctgggtgctccagtgtatttataatggtgagatgtgaccttctgtggataagataagttagttatcttatcttatctttatctttaagtgagatcatctttaagggaaccgcctttatctctatgggcttgggctgcccttggatttggaacgtgttcctctatttgggccctttgtttgggctttcctgtgacttggccgagatctttgagaagaggtcgggttgtcctgacctgaagaggtcggtcccTTTGTTTGTAGAACATcacgggtcggacagctcgacccagggtatgaacagatcCTTTCGAGGCCGTGCCTGTGGGATGTCCGACTTGTTTATCGGTTTCCTcgcttttgtttgttttttttagcaCCTTATGACCGCTTTATGTTGGTCCCCctcaaaagttatttttgtgatccCCTTTTCTGGGCCTTTACtcggtctctttcagggattatgttgataactttttagtagTAGAAGTCCGACTTGATTATGTTGGTCTcccttaagttatttttcgtagtcctctttcttggatctttgtcagatctctttcagggactattcgtataactttttagtggtaggagtccgacttggttatgtcggtctcctttaagttatttttcgtagtcctctttcttggatctttgtcagatctctttcagggactactcgtataactttttagtggtaggagtccgacttggttatgtcagtgtcctttaagttatttttcgtagtcctctttcttggatctttgtcagatctctttcagggactactcgtataactttttagtggtaggagtccaaCTTGGTTATGTTGGtctcttttaagttatttttcgtagtcctctttcttggatctttgtcatatctctttcagggactacttgtataactttttattttgggcAGACTTTATTATGTTGGGCCCTGAtgctacgattttaggaaattgcacgatcggcgaaaattccttccggcaagtgcaccggttatcgtcaagtaaaaactcacaatagagtgaggtcgaatcccacaaggattggttgagtgagcaattcggattaaaagtgtgttctagttgagcggaatcaagatttagatgaaattgcggaatcttaaattgcatgaattaaagagcgagaagctaaattgatgaaattaaaaagggagtggggtgattgcatgaatttaattgcagaatgtaagagaaagtggtagatcagaaatggggaattcattgggtttcaggagatattgagatctccgaatcaaaacatttttatcccttcctcaaccaatgcattcattgaattttgcttggcaatcttatatgattggatcccaatcccttggctcaccaattctctctaaaaacaaacaaattcccaatcccttggtttaaatgttcataagaagagatgatgctcgatcactgattataccacacagtttcatgaaccacaatttggtaggattacatgtcacaatatccatccaaaccccaatccaattcactgtgagaaagcttctctagcatgaatcctccattcctttcccaaggttccgaaggattccaattatggatagtttctttcccaagacaactaaccaatggaattagatcgagaagctttctaacaaaattcaagagaaaagattgaagaagaagataaaaactattattgattcattgaattacaatagagctccctaacccaatgaaagggggtttagtgagtcacagctctgaattcaattacaaatagtatgaaaactagaaaaatgaTCCAAAGTCATCCCAGGTTGTTAGGCTCCCCCTTGGGAATGATTCTAGCCACTTAGCTGCCTTGTCCTTAAGTGAaaatgggaacaagagcagtttataggcatcttcttggactccattggacttcacagtgtcgTAAATTCTCAGGAATTTTGTGAGATGTTGGTTTGGGTCTTCATTAGCACTCCCACCAAATGAACAATGATTCTCCACCAGTGATATTagctgtggtttgagttcaaaattgttggcctgaatgggttgtttctgaatgctgctaccacaattcctagaggttgggtttatgtatgaaccaagaaccctcctctcgggaatggcattgtttccatcatctctctcatggttgtgaacttctctatccatgttgagatctagagcttcctcaaaattgtcctcagattctccttcagattcttcttctctcagtactctcttccctcttgcttcccttctaagtttatgaagggtcctctctggtttggtatatggaggagttgatgtctctcctctcctacctgtcatacaagaacacagcacaggcaacaaacaagtgaaatactcttggttaatggaagagtatcgttagagcagttgaggaattaattcaaatagttagtgagtcagtgagttagttgcttgaatttaaaggcataaagaaagaaagtaagtaacagagtgcagaaattaaaattcaacaaataactTGAactgaattaacaaaacaagaaaaatgctcaatctagttaacttccaatttgagaattgtcaatcgaaaaccaatccccggcaacggcgccataaacttgctgctacgattttaggaaattgcacgatcggcaaaaattcccttccggcaagtgcaccggttatcgtcaagtaaaaactcacaatagagtgaggtcgaatcccacaaggattggttgaatgagcaattcggattagaagNaatgcattcattgaattttgcttggcaatcttatatgattggatcccaatcccttggctcaccaattctctctaaaaacaaacaaattcccaattccttggtttaaatgttcataagaagagatgatgctcgatcactgattataccacacaatttcatgaaccacaatttggtaggattacatgtcacaatatccatccaaaccccaatccaattcactgtgagaaagcttctctagcatgaatcctccattcctttcccaagggtccgaaggattccaattatggatagtttttttcccaagacaactaaccaatggaatttagatcgagaagctttctaacaaaattcaatcgaaaagattgaagaagaagataaaaactattattgattcattgaattacaatagagctccctaaccaatgaaagggggtttagtgagtcatagctctgaattcaattacaaatagtatgaaaactagaaaaatgaTCCAAAGTCCTTTTACTAACTTAAattatatcctatttatacactttctaaatagagcttctgttgtgttttttgggctttgaggcctttccctgatttccttttgctttgggtttatgatccataatcctgatgaggctgctgatccaattctgtaacattcattgagccaacttagtgataatcaagtaatgacacatgacccaacaaattgaaattccagactcatcaattcttcaggcccaatcccataaaccatgatattcaattgggtttcataccagagtatgtttaagttaatgtttgtgctcaaatgctaacttaaactgcaatatctttggcccagaaacctttTCAAAGAGTGGCGTTTGGAggttaggcaaggaagcaacaaaatcaataaaggaagcttgaatatcacatgtggagtttaagttccagtttaagcttaaactggaacttaaacgtTGGACACTCCTGGAGGTGGTATAACTCaagcacgtttaagcttcagtttaaggttaaattgaagcttaaacgtggaaatggaagaaagcaaccccGGAGTGTGgaatggtcgaacacgtttaagctccagtttaagcttaaactggagcttaaacgtggaaatgaagaaagcaaccctggaggaaaattttggtcgaacacgtttaagcttcagtttaaggttaaactgaagcttaaacgtggaaatgaagaaagcaaccctggaggaaAATTTTGGttgaacacgtttaagctccagtttaaggttaaactggagcttaaacgtgggaatGCTCCCTGGTGCATttctcatttctggcgtttaacttccagtttaagtttaaactggaggttaaacgccactttcagcttttctcagctttcatgattttggcgtttaagctccagtttaagcttaaactggagcttaaacgccactGAAAGTTCCCAGCATTATATGGCTTggcagtttaagttccagtttaagcttaaactggaacttaaactccacatgtgatattcaagcttcctttattgattttgttgcttccttgcctaacctcttcttccctgaaatcatccaaacaactgcatcaaagtcttgcaaa
This portion of the Arachis duranensis cultivar V14167 chromosome 6, aradu.V14167.gnm2.J7QH, whole genome shotgun sequence genome encodes:
- the LOC127748479 gene encoding uncharacterized protein LOC127748479; protein product: MDAPRRVTIKEAGAPDYVLQPLHNFHCICSTTRREGSDEVAIWLSAFPFSLEDKAKEWFYTLSSEVTSDWDLLRRGFLDKFLPPEKMDRQRKEMSCIVQGETEPLYEYWERFRKLLDACPNHMLDTQVLLGYICQGMREQDRTLLDTSSNGSLSKYKTAEEAWQLIIDLAESNQHMRRRVNRPRTMNEVSTSSETTALTQSLNEMTSILKQLQLNQQQSQPQSYQQHPPPPQQHNQQLVHPLPPQQHNQQLVPQRVCGICSYYSYYTDECPSLQEDTTKAVILTKGQKELQNTLTSGLTGLTSTLQALLARMDTPSTSTPQPPIQSVIPSQPQPNPKGGINAITLRSGTQLKEKEAKDSSPITTAQEEERIDIEEVEEEETPQAIIEDETQPTKETPSRYAKFLKDLCILPEKCDDPGPCMVTCTVNGVQFRDCMCDLGACVSIMPLSVYRVLNLPPLKRSTARFVLADKSIITVAGVAEDVLVNIQGLIFPINFYVLEMPSSETERASSILLGRPFLRTSRFKLDAYSGNYSFEIDGRIVSFSLEEAIKHPPENHSLFRCDPIDNIVAEVHLAKLDEKYMVEEANEKSSELNTTHHATHPETQTSKNNKKMELKPLPPHLRYSYLDEAQELPVIIAQELTPQQEEKLLNVLRRNKRAIGWSLADLVGISPKVTLKKS